From one Lycium ferocissimum isolate CSIRO_LF1 chromosome 7, AGI_CSIRO_Lferr_CH_V1, whole genome shotgun sequence genomic stretch:
- the LOC132062157 gene encoding probable fatty acyl-CoA reductase 4, with protein MGCHECCQIFQALFKTKDAYMSAQVIKTDLFRVLKEKLGPNLHGLIQDKVFPVAGDIACDSLGINFELKDDMCSEIDIIVNSAATTRFDERYDTAIRINALGAMNIIKFSKQCLKLKMLLHVSTAYVCGEKKGLILEKPLNYGQTLNGSSRLEIEVEQKLVEEALKDLQDRNATEKEVTLAMRVLGIDRTMDTFIVGYGKGNLNVGMADRESMTDVILKWENLILCQHLQDLHTDLERRINHAIRLAELYRSYLFFKGVFDDTNAEMLRMATRKSNADDTFNFDPTTIQWEKYFKEIHIPGVVKYLF; from the exons GTTATAAAAACGGATCTGTTCAGAGTTCTAAAGGAGAAGTTAGGCCCCAACCTACATGGCCTTATACAAGACAAGGTTTTCCCAGTTGCAGGTGATATAGCTTGTGATAGTTTGGGGATAAATTTTGAGCTGAAAGATGACATGTGCAGCGAAATAGACATAATTGTAAACTCTGCTGCAACAACTAGATTTGATGAAAG ATATGATACTGCAATAAGGATCAATGCACTGGGTGCCATGAATATTATCAAATTTTCCAAGCAGTGTTTAAAACTAAAGATGCTTCTCCATGTAAGCACAG CTTATGTTTGCGGGGAAAAGAAAGGATTAATACTAGAGAAGCCATTGAACTATGGTCAGACGCTTAATGGAAGCTCTCGCTTAGAAATAGAAGTGGAGCAAAAGTTGGTAGAGGAGGCACTAAAGGACCTTCAAGATAGGAATGCCACTGAAAAAGAAGTTACTTTAGCTATGAGAGTTCTAGGTATTGACAG AACCATGGACACCTTCATTGTTGGCTATGGTAAAGGAAATCTAAATGTTGGCATGGCTGATAGAGAATCGATGACGGATGTG ATATTAAAGTGGGAAAACTTGATACTTTGCCAACATTTGCAAGACCTGCATACGGACTTAGAAAGAAGGATCAATCATGCCATTCGACTAGCTGAACTCTACAGGTCCTACTTGTTCTTCAAAGGAGT TTTCGATGATACCAATGCTGAAATGTTGCGAATGGCAACAAGAAAAAGTAATGCAGATGATACATTTAACTTTGACCCAACAACTATTCAGTGGGAAAAATACTTCAAGGAAATCCATATTCCAGGAGTAGTGAAGTACCTTTTCTAA